In the genome of Actinomadura graeca, one region contains:
- a CDS encoding APC family permease — protein sequence MNRPDGHRIGLAQGTALLTGAVLGPGVLALPHLAAAAAGPSAVVAWAVLLGLGAPVALTFAALGARHPDAGGVATFAARAFGPRAALAAGFCFYGAVPVGVLAGAMIGGDHVAAAAGLGRPASAGVAVALLIAAFAANHGGLRLSGRIQLVLVAVLTALLVAATLASAPHVRAGNFTPFAPHGPLGVAHAAGVLFFAFAGWEAASHLSADFTDPRRLLPRATVLTLAVVGVLYLGLAVTVTGVLGDRAATSPVPLALLLEDGIGGAARPVTGGAALVLSFVAMNTYVAGGARLGAALARDGALPAVLARGSAPGQVPRRSLAVLAVPTAALSLAVLPTGVGLGPLMRVTAACLAAVTVIGMASATRLLTGRGRALARVGAVFTGVVLLSCGLYLAVPAVLAATALRRRIRENPAPDPAPRPAPEAVPGCGRVS from the coding sequence ATGAACCGTCCGGACGGCCACCGCATCGGCCTTGCCCAGGGGACGGCGCTCCTCACCGGCGCCGTGCTCGGGCCCGGTGTGCTGGCCCTGCCGCACCTGGCGGCGGCAGCGGCCGGCCCGTCCGCGGTCGTGGCGTGGGCGGTGCTGCTCGGGCTGGGCGCGCCGGTCGCGCTGACGTTCGCGGCGCTCGGCGCCCGCCATCCCGACGCGGGCGGCGTCGCGACGTTCGCGGCCCGCGCGTTCGGGCCCCGGGCCGCGCTGGCGGCGGGCTTCTGCTTCTACGGCGCCGTGCCCGTCGGCGTGCTGGCGGGCGCGATGATCGGCGGCGACCACGTGGCGGCCGCCGCGGGCCTCGGACGGCCCGCGTCGGCCGGCGTGGCGGTGGCCCTGCTCATCGCCGCGTTCGCCGCCAACCACGGCGGCCTGCGGCTGTCCGGGCGGATCCAGCTCGTCCTCGTCGCGGTGCTGACCGCGCTGCTGGTCGCCGCGACCCTGGCCTCCGCGCCGCACGTCCGCGCGGGCAACTTCACCCCGTTCGCCCCGCACGGCCCCCTCGGCGTCGCGCACGCGGCCGGGGTCCTGTTCTTCGCTTTCGCGGGCTGGGAGGCCGCGAGCCACCTGTCCGCCGACTTCACCGATCCCCGCCGCCTGCTGCCCCGCGCGACCGTGCTCACCCTCGCCGTCGTCGGCGTCCTCTACCTCGGCCTCGCGGTCACGGTGACGGGCGTCCTCGGCGACCGCGCGGCGACGTCGCCGGTGCCGCTCGCGCTGCTGCTCGAAGACGGGATCGGCGGTGCCGCCCGTCCGGTGACCGGCGGGGCGGCGCTCGTCCTCAGTTTCGTCGCGATGAACACCTACGTCGCGGGCGGCGCGCGCCTCGGCGCCGCCCTCGCCCGCGACGGCGCGCTGCCCGCCGTCCTCGCCCGCGGCTCGGCCCCCGGCCAGGTCCCGCGGCGGAGCCTGGCCGTGCTCGCGGTGCCGACGGCGGCGCTGTCCCTCGCCGTCCTGCCCACCGGCGTGGGCCTTGGCCCGCTGATGCGCGTCACCGCCGCGTGCCTGGCGGCCGTCACCGTCATCGGCATGGCGTCCGCCACCCGGCTCCTCACCGGACGTGGCCGGGCACTCGCCCGCGTCGGTGCCGTCTTCACCGGCGTGGTGCTCCTGTCATGCGGCCTCTACCTGGCGGTCCCCGCCGTCCTGGCCGCGACGGCGCTCCGGCGGAGGATCCGCGAGAACCCCGCGCCCGATCCCGCGCCGCGCCCCGCACCAGAAGCGGTTCCCGGGTGCGGCCGGGTCAGCTGA
- a CDS encoding Lrp/AsnC family transcriptional regulator, which produces MDELDAEIVRLLQTDARQSNRELARTLGIAPSTCLERVRSLTRRGVIRGYHADISPAALNRGVQALVAVQVRPLSRTVINTFKDYVSGMPEVIGVFVVAGGDDLVLHVGVQDLDHLHAFLLDGLSKRKEIAGFRTSVIFQHVHNTVLSRLDDV; this is translated from the coding sequence ATGGACGAACTTGATGCGGAGATCGTGCGGCTTCTCCAGACAGATGCTCGGCAGTCGAACCGCGAGCTGGCCCGGACGCTCGGCATCGCGCCCTCGACGTGCCTCGAACGGGTCCGGTCTCTGACACGGCGCGGCGTGATCCGCGGCTACCACGCCGACATCAGCCCGGCGGCGCTCAACCGCGGCGTCCAGGCGCTGGTGGCCGTGCAGGTCCGCCCGCTCAGCCGGACGGTCATCAACACCTTCAAGGACTACGTGTCCGGGATGCCCGAGGTGATCGGCGTGTTCGTGGTCGCGGGCGGCGACGACCTGGTCCTGCACGTCGGCGTCCAGGACCTGGACCACCTGCACGCGTTCCTGCTGGACGGGCTCAGCAAGCGCAAGGAGATCGCCGGCTTCCGCACCTCGGTGATCTTCCAGCACGTGCACAACACCGTCCTCAGCCGGCTGGACGACGTCTGA
- a CDS encoding SDR family NAD(P)-dependent oxidoreductase has product MDLQLTGRVAVVTGASKGIGLAVTRTLLDEGARVAAVSRKSGADLDALAGPDLLHVAADLMDPAAPAHAVARAVEAFGRLDVLVNNAGGPPPGTALPRFGFLTPTDDDWRAMYEFNLFAVVRAVRAALPHLLDSDAAAIVNVSSGNARRPGPMNVDYNSAKAALNNLTKGLSEEFAPRGVRVNTVSPGPVRTPWWTEEGGAADILAGATGSDRVAVLERVAPEMMGLTTGRLAEPQEVADVVALLASPRSANTTGAEFAVDSGYLKEL; this is encoded by the coding sequence ATGGACCTGCAGCTCACCGGCCGCGTCGCGGTCGTCACCGGCGCCTCGAAGGGCATCGGGCTGGCCGTCACCCGGACGCTGCTGGACGAGGGCGCCCGCGTGGCCGCCGTCTCCCGCAAATCCGGCGCCGACCTGGACGCGCTCGCCGGGCCGGACCTGCTGCACGTCGCGGCCGACCTGATGGACCCGGCGGCCCCGGCCCACGCCGTGGCACGCGCCGTGGAGGCGTTCGGCCGGCTGGACGTCCTGGTCAACAACGCGGGCGGGCCGCCGCCCGGCACGGCCCTGCCGCGCTTCGGCTTCCTGACGCCGACGGACGACGACTGGCGCGCGATGTACGAGTTCAACCTGTTCGCCGTCGTGCGGGCCGTGCGGGCCGCGCTGCCGCACCTGCTGGACAGTGACGCGGCGGCGATCGTGAACGTCTCGTCCGGCAACGCGCGCCGTCCGGGCCCGATGAACGTCGACTACAACTCGGCCAAGGCGGCGCTGAACAACCTGACGAAGGGGCTGTCGGAGGAGTTCGCGCCGCGGGGCGTCCGGGTGAACACGGTCTCACCCGGGCCCGTCCGGACGCCGTGGTGGACGGAGGAGGGCGGCGCCGCCGACATCCTCGCGGGCGCCACCGGCTCCGACCGTGTCGCGGTGCTGGAACGCGTCGCGCCCGAGATGATGGGCCTGACCACGGGACGGCTGGCCGAGCCGCAGGAGGTGGCGGACGTGGTGGCGCTCCTGGCGTCCCCGCGTTCGGCGAACACGACGGGCGCGGAGTTCGCCGTGGACTCCGGCTACCTCAAGGAACTCTGA